The Sporosarcina ureae genomic sequence TTCGGCATAATTGTCTGATCCCATCACCTCACGGATAGGGAATCGGTGCTGTGGGTTTAAATCGGCCTTTTTAATGCGTTCAGATAGCTGAAGATCGTAGAATAATTCACGTAAGCTCTCTAATTCCATATACATCTTTTCGTAGTCCTCATAACTTTGTATTACTGAATCAATATTGTTGTTTTGAGAAATGAATTGAGGTTTGCTTTTTGCATTTCGGCGAACTTCTGCAAATCGTTTCACAGCATGTGAAGCAGAAATTACTTGGTCTTTGTTGAATTGCGGTTTATCCATAACAATCCGCCCCAATCGTATCATCTCCTTTATAGTATGTTTCAATTACTTAAAAGTATACATTAAAATACATCATATGTACATTGATATTGTATGTGATACTATACATAGTATATTGCATAACTTTTTTAGAAAGTATGAAACTCTCATCTTTTGTATAGTGGGTAAAGAAGAATAAAAGGTATATTTATACTACGTAAAACACGCTGCAATGTTTAAGTAAATTATTTTGTCGTCCCCAAGGAACTTTAGGAAAAGCTAATTCAAGAAATAGCTTTATTTTAAGTGACTGATGCGATGACTAGCGCCAGTCACTTTTTTATTGTTACCGCTAAACTGCTCAGGTTCCAATCAAGTAGCGGTAACTATGTCGATTATGATTCAGTATTTGTAGTGGGAGAGACATTCATGACAATTCCATAAAGTTCAAGGGAATACCGACTCTATTTAACTTAGTCGATATTCCCTTTTTATTACAGTATTCGGTGTAAGTTAATAGCGTAACAGTTTGGCTAATGTTAGATTATTTAAAATCATACTTGACGAATAGGGATTAAGGGGATAAAGTGTAATCTATATCAAAATCTACAATAATATAAAAATAGAAGGAGATGGAAAGATGAATACTTTTTTACTTATTGTGAACATTGCGGGTCTATTGTTGCTCGTAGGCTTGTTATATAGAATGAATCGTAAAAAGGTTTCATTTTCAAAACGCGTTTTTACGGGGCTTGGACTCGGGATTGGCTACGGACTTATATTACATTTCGCATATGGAACAGAATCTGAGATCCTCAAGCAGTCGATGCCATGGTTTAACCTAATAGGTGGCGGCTATGTTAAATTACTGCAAATGATCGTGATGCCGCTTGTATTTATTTCCATATTGGCAGCCTTTACGAAAGTGACCATTGGAAAAAACTTTGGGAAGATAGCGGCTACGATTTTAGGTATGCTCGTGGGTACAACCGCGATTGCCGCGATTGTGGGAATTTCAGTAACGCTTCTATTTGGACTGGACGCATCTGAAATTGTACAAGGAGAAGCAGAAGCGGCACGTGGGCTTTCTATAGAAGAAAACTACGAAACTGTAGCTGATCTTTCGTTGCCTGACAAACTCATTGATTTACTACCTGCTAATCCTTTCCTAGATTTCACAGGGGCACGTCCAACTTCAACCATTGGGGTCGTTATTTTTGCGGCGTTCCTTGGGTTTGCCTACTTAGCGATTACAAGAAGAGATGAAGAAAATGCGGTCACAGTGAAAAAAGGAATTGATGCGATTTACGCATTGATCATGGGTGTTGTACGAATCGTTCTGCGTTTGACGCCATATGGTATTTTGGCGATTATCGCTCGAACGGTCGCGACGTCTGACTTTATGGCAATTTACAGTCTCGGGAAGTTTGTCCTCGCTTCTTATGTCGCCTTAGTGGTGATGTTCGGTGTTCACTTGCTCATTATTACTCTATCGGGATTAAACCCAGTGACGTATGTGAAAAAAGCAGGAGAAGCGTTGATATTTGCTTTCACATCACGCTCAAGTGCGGGCACATTACCGTTAACGATTCATGCACAAACAAACCGCTTAGGTGTACCTGAAGGGATCGCAAACTTTTCTGGTTCATTTGGTTTATCCATCGGGCAAAATGGCTGTGCAGGGATTTATCCAGCGATGCTCGCTGTCATGATTGCTCCATCAGTAGGTCAAAATCCACTTGACCCAACATTTTTAGTCACATTAATTGCAATCGTAGCAGTTAGCTCATTTGGTGTAGCTGGGGTTGGGGGAGGCGCGACATTTGCCGCCATTCTTGTCTTATCGGCACTAAATCTTCCTGTCGCACTCGCGGGGTTATTGATTTCTGTTGAACCATTGATTGACATGGGCCGTACTGCCGTAAACGTAAGTGGCTCGATGACGGCAGGTGTCACGGCAGCCCGCGTGACGGGTGAACTTGACACGGATATGTATAATGAATCACTTGAAAAACAAACAGTAGAAGCTTAAGTTTAAAAAATCCCGCAGGAGACAGCATCGTCTACTGCGGGATTTTTTTGATCGAATTAATATCCGATTAGAACACTAAGTGGAACTGGATATAGCGGTGTCATTTGCTTTTTTTAAAAACTGGATAATTCTGCTATACTAATAGAAAAATAAGATTAGGTTCACAGTTAAACAATAGGGCCAGATTATGATTAATTGAAATAAAAAAGTGGGTGAATCTAGTGGTTAACAATAGTATTGAAAATGTTAAAACTCATAAAAAGTTTGGATTGGGATCATTGTCGTTATTGTTATTTATATTGGGTATATTATTTTCTGTCTCTTTTGGAAAATACGATGCTATTGGCGATTATATTTTGCGTTTTATGAGTGTAAAACCTTGGTCAAACGGTAATACGGGTTTGCATAATACAGTATTTTATTCTCTTGCTTTTTATATATCAGCCTTAATTATTGGGTATAAATTCAAAAGTGATTGGGGAGCAAAAGCAGGTAGAGTTTTGTCAACGATTTTGGTTGTTTCTATTCTGGTAACACTATTGTTTTTTGAAGTTATTTAAATCATTCAGTAATCGGGGGCGTTTAATTAATAAGGTCATAAGCCAACACTTAGTTGATCTTCGCTACAGCCGGCGACTCTGGGAGGATCAGCGAGAGCCGTAACGAAGAACGGCTTTTGCGAGTGAAGCGTAGCGGGAAGGAGCACATCTTTGCATTGACAGGTGAAACACCTAGCGAGTGGTGTGGTTCACTGCCCACCCATAAGACACGCGTCCGGCTGCAGCGCAGATCAACGGGTTCCAACCACTATCTCGACTTTGCGCACTAAACGTAAGCAAATAACGTAAAAACCAACTAACGTTGATCGTCTTGATCGTTGAGCGATATAAGCAATCTTCTTAGTAAAGGAGAATACCATGAAAAACCCCACAAAATACTTTTTGTATTCATTAATACTAATACTTTTCTTAACTGGTTGCAGTTCCACTACCGATCAGCCAAGTGAAGATGTATTCCAATACAAAGGATCATTTATTGGCGATAACAGTGCAGTAATTCATATAATCGAGCAACTGCGTTACGCTGAGCAGTTTGAAGAAGTTTCGCTTGAAACCAAAACAGAACCGTATGGTATGACGATCCAGTATGAAAATATGGATGCGGCGATGGGAGAAAGGGATTATAAAGAGACAGCGGTTTATAATGCAAGCTATTTATTCACGCTCATCGATAATGTGGAGTGGGTGGATTTTGATTTTGGGAACTACACCTATGAAATCAACAAATCGGAA encodes the following:
- a CDS encoding type II toxin-antitoxin system Phd/YefM family antitoxin; the encoded protein is MDKPQFNKDQVISASHAVKRFAEVRRNAKSKPQFISQNNNIDSVIQSYEDYEKMYMELESLRELFYDLQLSERIKKADLNPQHRFPIREVMGSDNYAEFQQIDPNSISDEELFE
- a CDS encoding L-cystine transporter: MNTFLLIVNIAGLLLLVGLLYRMNRKKVSFSKRVFTGLGLGIGYGLILHFAYGTESEILKQSMPWFNLIGGGYVKLLQMIVMPLVFISILAAFTKVTIGKNFGKIAATILGMLVGTTAIAAIVGISVTLLFGLDASEIVQGEAEAARGLSIEENYETVADLSLPDKLIDLLPANPFLDFTGARPTSTIGVVIFAAFLGFAYLAITRRDEENAVTVKKGIDAIYALIMGVVRIVLRLTPYGILAIIARTVATSDFMAIYSLGKFVLASYVALVVMFGVHLLIITLSGLNPVTYVKKAGEALIFAFTSRSSAGTLPLTIHAQTNRLGVPEGIANFSGSFGLSIGQNGCAGIYPAMLAVMIAPSVGQNPLDPTFLVTLIAIVAVSSFGVAGVGGGATFAAILVLSALNLPVALAGLLISVEPLIDMGRTAVNVSGSMTAGVTAARVTGELDTDMYNESLEKQTVEA
- a CDS encoding DUF4825 domain-containing protein, with protein sequence MKNPTKYFLYSLILILFLTGCSSTTDQPSEDVFQYKGSFIGDNSAVIHIIEQLRYAEQFEEVSLETKTEPYGMTIQYENMDAAMGERDYKETAVYNASYLFTLIDNVEWVDFDFGNYTYEINKSELQDWYGKELNDFTNKEELDAFIQEKLHEDSEMQQLFVE